The proteins below come from a single Mycobacterium parmense genomic window:
- a CDS encoding undecaprenyl-diphosphate phosphatase has translation MSAHLSYVEALVVGAFQGVTELFPVSSLGHSVLVPALIGGQWATDLNVSAPKSPYLAFIVGLHVATAAALLLFFWRDWLRIVAGFVSSARHRRIRTPDERLAWLIVAATIPVGLAGLALEQLFRTTLGKPVPAAAFLLVNGVVLYVGEVLRRRVAPVPGPDRPAEAEEDHSGEAVDNRLAGLPLGRGVLIGSAQILALLPGISRSGITIVAGLWRGLSHEDAARFSFLLATPIILAAGVYKIPELFGPLTTGIQGQVLAGSVMSFVSAYLAVRFLTAYFETRDLTPFAIYCALAGAGSLAWLTLH, from the coding sequence ATGAGCGCGCACTTGAGCTACGTCGAGGCCCTGGTGGTGGGTGCGTTCCAGGGCGTCACCGAGCTGTTCCCGGTGTCCAGCCTGGGACATTCGGTGCTGGTGCCGGCCCTGATCGGCGGCCAATGGGCCACCGACCTCAACGTCTCGGCGCCGAAATCGCCCTACCTGGCGTTCATCGTCGGCCTGCACGTCGCCACCGCGGCCGCCCTGCTGCTCTTCTTCTGGCGCGACTGGCTGCGCATCGTCGCCGGGTTCGTCTCATCGGCGCGGCACCGGCGCATCAGGACCCCCGACGAGCGGCTGGCCTGGTTGATCGTCGCGGCCACCATTCCGGTGGGGCTGGCCGGGCTGGCCCTCGAACAGCTGTTCCGCACCACACTGGGCAAACCCGTTCCGGCGGCGGCGTTCCTGCTCGTCAACGGCGTCGTCCTCTACGTGGGCGAGGTGCTGCGCCGCCGCGTCGCCCCCGTGCCCGGGCCCGACCGGCCCGCGGAGGCCGAGGAGGACCACAGCGGCGAGGCCGTCGACAACCGGCTCGCCGGGCTGCCCCTGGGCCGCGGCGTGCTGATCGGGTCGGCGCAGATCCTCGCGCTGCTGCCCGGCATCAGCCGCTCGGGCATCACCATCGTCGCCGGCCTGTGGCGCGGCCTGTCACACGAAGACGCGGCGCGATTCTCGTTCCTGCTGGCGACGCCGATCATCCTGGCGGCCGGCGTCTACAAGATCCCCGAGCTGTTCGGGCCGCTGACCACCGGCATCCAGGGGCAGGTACTGGCCGGCAGCGTCATGTCCTTCGTCAGCGCCTACCTGGCGGTGCGTTTCCTGACGGCGTATTTCGAGACCCGCGACCTCACGCCCTTCGCGATCTACTGCGCGCTGGCCGGCGCCGGCAGCCTGGCGTGGCTGACGCTGCACTGA
- a CDS encoding NAD(P)/FAD-dependent oxidoreductase — MAAGPDVLVIGAGLAGLRCAGVLAAAGRDVRVWEAGDDVGGRVRTDEVDGFLCDRGFQVLNPAYPELERSVDVAALRLQTFRAGVAIRRQLGAALLVHPLREPALVPRMLASGAVRPREALALARWALPALRPAKLKSRRDDDTLRRSLDRCGAHGELRRTVDRFLAGVLLDDSGGTSNAFGLLLARMFLFGVPGLPAGGMRSLPRRLAEPLAGRISLNHKMTHFEHGGGRWTVHGPETTTARDVVVATGPVTAAALTGAPTPATHAVVTDWWAADEAPPGPPMLWVDSRSDPPGPVVNTAVISAAAPTYAPPGRHLISASALLGPDRAAPPETAMRRHAAEILGIDGGRWESVTRHVVEHALPAQPPPLAVRRPVHIRDGLWWCGDHRDTASIQGALVSGRRTAEALLRQRRP; from the coding sequence GTGGCGGCCGGGCCCGACGTCCTGGTCATCGGCGCGGGCTTGGCAGGTCTGCGCTGCGCGGGCGTACTGGCGGCGGCCGGCCGTGACGTGCGGGTGTGGGAGGCGGGCGACGACGTCGGCGGTCGCGTCCGCACCGACGAGGTCGACGGGTTTTTGTGCGACCGCGGATTCCAGGTGCTCAATCCGGCTTACCCCGAGCTCGAACGCTCCGTCGACGTGGCCGCGCTGCGCCTGCAGACCTTCCGGGCCGGGGTGGCGATCCGGCGACAACTCGGCGCGGCACTGCTGGTGCACCCGCTGCGCGAACCGGCGCTGGTGCCCAGGATGCTCGCCTCGGGCGCGGTCAGACCCCGCGAGGCGCTCGCGCTGGCACGCTGGGCGCTGCCGGCGCTGCGGCCCGCGAAGCTCAAGTCGCGCCGCGACGACGACACCCTGCGGCGAAGCCTGGACCGGTGCGGCGCCCACGGTGAACTGCGCCGCACGGTGGACAGATTCCTCGCCGGTGTCCTGCTCGACGACAGTGGCGGCACGTCCAACGCCTTCGGCCTGCTGTTGGCCCGCATGTTCTTGTTCGGGGTTCCCGGGTTGCCGGCGGGCGGGATGCGGTCGCTGCCGCGCCGGCTCGCCGAGCCGCTCGCGGGCCGAATCTCGTTGAACCACAAGATGACTCATTTCGAGCATGGCGGGGGGCGGTGGACGGTTCACGGGCCCGAGACGACGACCGCCCGCGATGTCGTCGTGGCGACCGGCCCGGTGACCGCGGCGGCGCTCACCGGCGCGCCCACGCCCGCGACGCACGCGGTGGTCACCGACTGGTGGGCGGCCGACGAGGCACCCCCGGGGCCGCCCATGCTCTGGGTCGACAGCCGTTCCGATCCGCCGGGACCGGTGGTCAACACGGCCGTCATCAGCGCCGCCGCGCCGACGTACGCGCCACCCGGGCGGCACCTGATCAGCGCGTCGGCGCTGCTGGGGCCTGACCGTGCGGCGCCGCCCGAGACCGCGATGCGACGGCACGCCGCCGAGATCCTGGGAATTGACGGCGGGCGTTGGGAATCGGTGACGCGGCACGTCGTCGAGCATGCGCTGCCCGCTCAACCGCCGCCGCTGGCCGTCCGCCGCCCCGTGCACATCCGCGACGGACTGTGGTGGTGTGGCGATCACCGGGACACCGCCTCGATTCAGGGCGCCCTGGTCAGCGGCAGGCGCACCGCGGAAGCGCTGCTGCGGCAACGCCGTCCCTGA
- a CDS encoding SDR family oxidoreductase, translating into MADTASIGLRVRDKVVVITGGARGIGLATATALHRLGARVAIGDVDEVRVKESGASLGLDVYGKLDVTEPHSFADFLDEVERQLGPIDVLINNAGIMPLGRIIDESDAVTRRILDINVYGVILGSKLALKLMVPRRRGHIINVASLAGESYIPGAATYCASKHAVVGFTDTARLEYRKTGVKFSVVLPTFVNTELIAGTSGVKGFRNAEPADIADAIVRLVAKPTPRVRVTRAMGVLVSSAKFMPRSVAESVNRALGGERFFADDVDVEKRRAYEARARGEE; encoded by the coding sequence ATGGCTGACACCGCATCCATCGGGCTCAGGGTCCGCGACAAGGTCGTCGTCATCACCGGCGGCGCCCGCGGGATCGGGCTGGCCACCGCGACCGCCCTGCACAGGCTGGGCGCCAGGGTGGCGATCGGCGACGTCGACGAGGTGCGGGTGAAGGAGTCCGGCGCGAGCCTCGGACTCGACGTCTACGGGAAGCTCGACGTCACCGAACCGCACTCGTTCGCCGACTTCCTCGACGAGGTCGAACGCCAACTCGGCCCGATCGACGTGCTGATCAACAACGCCGGTATCATGCCGCTCGGCCGGATCATCGACGAGTCGGACGCGGTGACGCGCCGCATCCTGGACATCAACGTCTACGGCGTGATCCTGGGCAGCAAGCTGGCGCTGAAGCTGATGGTTCCACGGCGGCGAGGTCACATCATCAACGTCGCCTCACTGGCCGGCGAGAGCTACATCCCCGGCGCGGCCACCTACTGCGCGAGCAAGCACGCCGTCGTCGGCTTCACCGACACTGCCCGGCTCGAGTACCGCAAGACCGGCGTGAAGTTCTCTGTGGTGTTGCCGACGTTCGTCAACACCGAGCTCATCGCGGGCACGTCCGGAGTGAAGGGGTTCAGAAACGCCGAGCCGGCCGACATCGCCGACGCGATCGTGCGCCTGGTCGCCAAGCCCACGCCGCGGGTCCGTGTCACCAGGGCCATGGGCGTGCTGGTCTCGTCGGCCAAGTTCATGCCGCGCTCGGTGGCCGAAAGCGTCAACCGGGCTCTCGGCGGCGAGCGCTTCTTCGCCGACGACGTCGACGTCGAGAAGCGGCGTGCCTACGAGGCGCGGGCGCGCGGCGAAGAGTGA
- a CDS encoding acetyl-CoA acetyltransferase: MTIDPRTPVLIGYGQVNHRDDIDPQQRSVEPVDLMAAAARKAADARVIEAVDSIRVVNVLSAHYRDPGLLLGERIGAGGSTTLYSPVGGNVPQSLVNQACLDIAQGRAAVVLLAGAETWRTRTSLKRQGGRLTWTEQDNSVPMADVSGDDVPMAGEAEIRIRLDRPAYVYPLFEQSLRIANGESGGDHRARIARLWARFNAVAVDNPHAWIRDAVTAEEIREPGPTNRMISWPYTKLMNSNNMVDQGAALVLTSVERARSLQIPEERWVYPHAGTDAHDTPAIAERDELHRSAAIRVAGARALQLAGLGVDDLDYVDLYSCFPSAVQVAAAELGLSTDDPARPLTVTGGLTFAGGPWSNYVTHSIATMAELLVANPGRRGLITANGGYLTKHSFGVYGTEPPECFRWEDVQPAVDREPTRKGLVEWEGVGIVESWTTPFDREGRPQKAFVAVRTPDGARALAVINDADEAAASVADDIRGAKVAVAADGSATLR, from the coding sequence ATGACTATCGACCCCCGGACACCGGTGCTGATCGGCTACGGCCAGGTCAATCATCGCGACGACATCGACCCGCAGCAGCGGTCCGTCGAACCGGTAGACCTGATGGCCGCCGCGGCGCGAAAAGCCGCCGACGCCCGGGTGATCGAGGCGGTGGATTCCATCCGTGTGGTGAACGTGCTGTCGGCGCACTACCGGGATCCCGGACTGCTGCTCGGCGAGCGGATCGGTGCCGGTGGCTCCACCACGCTATACAGTCCCGTCGGGGGCAACGTGCCGCAGTCGCTGGTCAACCAGGCGTGCCTGGACATCGCGCAGGGCAGGGCCGCGGTGGTGCTGCTGGCGGGAGCCGAGACCTGGCGCACCAGGACGAGTCTCAAGCGGCAGGGCGGCCGGCTCACGTGGACCGAGCAGGACAACTCGGTGCCCATGGCGGATGTCAGCGGCGACGACGTCCCGATGGCCGGGGAGGCGGAGATCAGGATCCGGCTGGACCGGCCGGCCTACGTCTACCCGTTGTTCGAGCAGTCGCTGCGCATCGCCAACGGCGAGTCGGGCGGGGATCACCGCGCGCGCATCGCCCGGCTGTGGGCGCGCTTCAACGCCGTCGCGGTCGACAACCCGCACGCCTGGATCCGCGATGCGGTGACCGCCGAGGAGATCCGGGAGCCCGGCCCGACGAACCGGATGATCAGCTGGCCCTACACCAAGCTGATGAACTCCAACAACATGGTCGACCAGGGCGCGGCGCTGGTCCTGACGTCGGTCGAACGGGCCCGCAGCCTGCAGATCCCCGAGGAGCGCTGGGTTTACCCGCACGCGGGCACCGACGCGCACGACACCCCGGCGATCGCCGAGCGCGACGAGTTGCATCGGTCGGCGGCCATCCGGGTCGCCGGGGCGCGGGCGCTCCAGCTGGCGGGGCTCGGCGTCGACGACCTCGACTACGTCGACCTGTATTCGTGCTTCCCGTCCGCCGTCCAGGTGGCGGCCGCCGAGCTGGGGCTGAGCACCGATGATCCGGCCCGCCCGCTGACCGTCACCGGTGGCTTGACGTTTGCCGGCGGACCCTGGAGCAATTATGTGACGCATTCGATCGCCACCATGGCGGAGTTGCTGGTCGCCAATCCCGGCCGGCGCGGCCTGATCACCGCCAATGGCGGCTACCTGACCAAGCACAGCTTCGGCGTGTACGGCACCGAGCCGCCGGAGTGTTTCCGGTGGGAGGACGTGCAACCGGCCGTCGACCGCGAGCCGACCCGCAAAGGCCTGGTCGAGTGGGAGGGCGTCGGCATCGTCGAGTCGTGGACGACGCCGTTCGACCGCGAGGGGAGGCCACAGAAGGCGTTTGTGGCCGTGCGCACGCCCGACGGGGCGCGCGCGCTGGCGGTCATCAACGATGCCGACGAGGCGGCCGCATCGGTGGCCGACGACATCCGGGGCGCCAAGGTCGCGGTCGCCGCGGACGGCAGCGCGACACTCCGGTAG
- a CDS encoding DUF427 domain-containing protein, translating to MSRTARDGATPRRESVWDYPRPPRVEPFAGSITVELGGELVASTADALRVLETSHPPTYYLPREAFAAGALREASGSSWCEWKGEATYYDVTGGRAVAPKAAWAYLNPSPGFTAITGMVAVMAAQVDRCTVNGEVVVPQPGGFYGGWMTSWIEGPFKGVPGSAGW from the coding sequence ATGAGCCGAACCGCGCGCGATGGGGCCACACCGCGGCGGGAATCGGTGTGGGACTATCCGCGGCCGCCACGGGTCGAGCCGTTCGCCGGCTCCATCACCGTCGAGCTGGGTGGCGAACTCGTCGCGTCGACGGCCGACGCGCTCAGGGTGCTCGAGACCAGCCATCCGCCGACGTACTACCTTCCGCGCGAGGCGTTCGCGGCCGGCGCCCTGCGGGAGGCGTCGGGAAGCTCATGGTGCGAATGGAAGGGTGAGGCCACCTACTACGACGTCACCGGCGGCCGGGCCGTCGCCCCGAAAGCCGCGTGGGCCTACCTCAACCCGTCGCCGGGATTCACCGCGATCACCGGCATGGTCGCCGTCATGGCGGCACAGGTCGACCGCTGCACGGTCAACGGCGAGGTCGTCGTGCCGCAACCCGGCGGGTTCTACGGCGGCTGGATGACGAGCTGGATCGAGGGCCCGTTCAAGGGCGTTCCCGGATCGGCGGGTTGGTAG
- a CDS encoding CaiB/BaiF CoA-transferase family protein — MVDGLLGAVRVLDLSNGVADTVSRLFADLGADVLKVEFPGGSPARDEAPTLAGVSIPFAVHNANKRSTVLDPLEDSDCYRLLDLAAEADIVVDSGPDGLAAVYGTSGPELAARNQHLVVLSVTDFGATGPRSSWQATDPVLYAMSGALSRSGPTSGTPVLPPDGIASATAAVQAAWAALVAYYNRLRCGIGDYIDFSRFDAVVMALDPAFGAHGQVAAGIRRTGQWRGRPKNQDAYPIYPCKDGYVRLCVMAPRQWRGLRRWLGEPEDFQDPKYDVIGARFAAWPQISALVEALFAGQTRGELVTAGQAHGVPIEAVLTPAEILASEHFEAVGAIIDTELAPNVRARVPSGYFVVDGRRAGLRTPAPDAGDDGPYWQGSPSVVPSPSGRVGDYPFAGLRILDLGIIVAGGELSRLFGDLGAEVIKVESADYPDGLRQARVGEAMSESFAWTHRNQLGFGLDLRSDQGKAVFGRLAAGADAVFANFKPGTLAALGLSYDKLRAANPRIVLAESSAYGDSGPWSTRMGYGPLVRAATGVTRLWTSGDADAGGGARHAFYDATTIFPDHVVGRVTAIAALAALIHRDRTGSGAHVHISQAEVVVNQLDTLFVTQGALAAGNTRVREDTGVHAVCPCAGDDEWCVVSIRTDHEWSCVAALLDHPGWAGDPRFGTGESRVQNKRDLVELVSAWTRTRTPQRAAELLQASGVPAAPMNRAPDLREDPQLTARHVYAEMVHPLIDRPLPAETGPAPFRNIPPAPQRPAPMAGENTTEICRNLLGMSAAETERLIGDHVLFTADGR, encoded by the coding sequence ATGGTCGACGGGTTGCTGGGCGCCGTGCGCGTCCTGGACTTGTCCAACGGTGTGGCGGACACGGTGAGCCGGCTGTTCGCCGACCTGGGCGCCGACGTTCTCAAGGTGGAGTTCCCCGGTGGCAGTCCGGCCCGCGACGAGGCGCCCACGCTGGCCGGGGTGAGCATCCCGTTTGCCGTGCACAACGCCAACAAGCGCAGCACCGTGCTGGACCCGCTCGAGGACAGTGACTGCTACCGGCTCCTCGACCTGGCCGCGGAGGCCGACATCGTCGTTGACAGCGGCCCCGACGGGCTGGCCGCCGTCTACGGCACGTCGGGCCCGGAACTGGCCGCCCGCAACCAGCACCTGGTGGTGCTCTCGGTCACCGACTTCGGCGCGACGGGCCCGCGGTCCTCGTGGCAGGCCACCGATCCGGTGCTCTACGCGATGTCCGGGGCGCTGTCGCGTTCGGGTCCCACCAGCGGCACCCCCGTGCTGCCGCCGGACGGCATCGCCTCGGCCACCGCCGCCGTGCAGGCCGCGTGGGCGGCGCTGGTCGCCTACTACAACCGATTGCGCTGCGGCATAGGCGATTACATCGATTTCTCCCGGTTCGACGCCGTCGTGATGGCACTGGACCCGGCCTTCGGTGCGCACGGCCAGGTGGCCGCCGGCATCCGCCGCACCGGCCAATGGCGGGGCCGCCCGAAGAACCAGGACGCCTACCCGATCTATCCGTGCAAGGACGGCTACGTCCGGTTGTGCGTGATGGCCCCGCGGCAGTGGCGCGGCCTGCGGCGCTGGCTGGGCGAGCCGGAGGACTTCCAGGATCCCAAGTACGACGTGATCGGCGCGCGTTTCGCGGCGTGGCCGCAGATCAGCGCGCTGGTCGAGGCCTTGTTCGCCGGGCAGACGCGCGGCGAGCTGGTCACCGCGGGACAGGCGCACGGGGTGCCGATCGAAGCGGTCCTGACCCCGGCGGAGATCCTGGCCTCCGAGCATTTCGAGGCGGTCGGCGCGATCATCGACACCGAGCTCGCGCCCAACGTGCGCGCCCGGGTGCCGAGCGGCTACTTCGTCGTCGACGGGCGTCGCGCGGGCTTGCGCACCCCGGCGCCCGACGCGGGCGACGACGGACCGTACTGGCAGGGGAGCCCGTCGGTGGTGCCGTCGCCGTCCGGCAGGGTCGGGGATTATCCGTTCGCGGGGCTGCGGATCCTCGACCTGGGCATCATCGTCGCCGGCGGCGAACTGAGCCGGTTGTTCGGGGACCTGGGGGCCGAGGTGATCAAGGTCGAGAGCGCCGACTACCCGGACGGGCTGCGCCAGGCGCGCGTCGGCGAGGCCATGAGCGAGTCGTTCGCCTGGACGCACCGCAACCAGCTCGGGTTCGGCCTGGACCTGCGCAGCGACCAGGGCAAGGCGGTCTTCGGCCGGCTGGCCGCCGGCGCCGACGCGGTGTTCGCCAACTTCAAGCCGGGAACCCTTGCCGCACTTGGCCTGTCCTACGACAAGCTCCGCGCCGCCAACCCGCGCATCGTGCTCGCCGAAAGCAGCGCGTACGGCGACAGCGGGCCATGGAGCACCCGCATGGGTTATGGCCCGCTGGTCCGCGCCGCCACCGGCGTCACCCGGCTGTGGACCTCCGGCGACGCCGATGCGGGCGGGGGCGCGCGGCACGCCTTCTACGACGCGACGACGATCTTCCCCGACCACGTGGTGGGTCGCGTGACCGCGATCGCGGCGCTGGCGGCACTGATCCACCGCGACCGGACCGGGAGCGGGGCCCACGTCCACATCTCGCAGGCCGAGGTCGTGGTCAACCAACTCGACACGCTGTTCGTCACGCAGGGCGCACTCGCGGCGGGCAACACGCGGGTCCGTGAAGATACCGGCGTGCACGCCGTCTGTCCGTGTGCCGGTGACGACGAATGGTGCGTCGTCTCGATTCGTACCGACCACGAGTGGAGTTGTGTCGCAGCGCTTCTCGATCATCCCGGCTGGGCCGGCGACCCGCGGTTCGGCACCGGCGAGTCCCGCGTGCAAAACAAACGCGATTTGGTGGAGCTGGTGTCCGCCTGGACCCGCACCCGCACCCCGCAGCGGGCCGCCGAACTGCTGCAGGCGTCGGGGGTTCCGGCCGCGCCGATGAACCGTGCGCCCGACCTCCGGGAGGACCCGCAGCTGACCGCCCGGCACGTGTACGCCGAAATGGTCCATCCGCTGATCGACCGGCCGCTGCCGGCCGAGACGGGTCCCGCGCCGTTCCGCAACATCCCGCCGGCGCCGCAACGCCCCGCGCCTATGGCCGGGGAGAACACCACAGAGATCTGCCGCAACCTGCTCGGCATGTCCGCCGCCGAGACCGAGCGGCTGATCGGCGACCACGTGCTGTTCACCGCCGACGGCCGCTGA